The segment GGTTGGGAAAAGGGTCAGattgaattaaaacatttttaaaaacaagaatccAAGAGCTTAACGTTGCTGCTGCCCTGctaaaaagctttcttttacCCCACAGAACAAAGGAAAGGAGGTGACATTTCCCTTTACCTGTGCCAATGTCCCCAAACGTGACATACCCTAtcccaacaaacaaaaatatcCGAAGCTGATGAAGCTTTCTGCTCTCCCTGTGACAACCTATATCCTGCTGTAAGAGGGTCTCCAAATTTCAACACCAAATTCAAGAATATCAtggcaaaactaaaaaaaaaaaaaaaaaaaaaaaaaagtcatccttaTAGTGGCAATATACCGAATCCAGTAGCAGGACTAGAAACACAATACATTAATTAATTTGCTCCTTAAGGCAGCTATTGATATATGTACTATTGACTAGGTTAAAAATGTTCTGAAGAACTTCTGGGCAAACCGGTAAGGGAACCACAATAACATGAAGATATTGAAGTGCTTTCCATTGTTATTTAGACGAAAGTAGTGACCTTAGTTCACATACcttattcttcctcttttccaaaTGAGTAATTAACACAAATTTTACACTCTGATCTCATTCCTTGTAATTCACATCCTTGATATACAAGTCCCGCATTTTGCATGGTGGCAGAGTTTAGTTTCAGGTCACAACACATGACAAAGAAAAGGTTTGCTGTCACAGACTGAATAATTATGCAAGATACCTGCAACACAGGAGTAATTCTAGGAAAGCCTGAGTTAGGCACTTGTTTAAGTCCTTGATGAATTAGCatcatttttaataacagaatttGGCAACCTCTGAAATTCTTGACTGCTAAGTCAtcacaaaatatgtatttcactGCTTAGTTCATGTTTCCTTGCCTAATCAAGCTATGTATTTTCTTGCTTGTGCAAGCTAAACATTACTGGAATTACTGTGCAGGAACAATGTCGCCAGAAATAATTTCTAGGAGCATTTGCCATATGGCcaaaaaaatacacacaacatAGCTACTTATCTAACCCCCTCTGCGATCCTACAAAGAGTGAGAGAGAGATCAGTCCTGAAGGTGACAATAATCCCAGCTAAAATAGCAGACCAAGACTCCTCAgtaaattttgttttgtatttgcacTATTTGCTAATTTTGtttgtgctgttttcttccaaatctgTTCCCCATATAGAGCAAAAAGCTCAGGTACAGCAGGAACGTGAACTTTAATCTTCACATCTTCACCTCACAGCAGAGTGGAAATAGCAGTTACCCATCTCAGGAAAGCAGGGagctctctttttgtttttcccctcaatcttcctaaaaaagaattaaatctaAAATTTTGCTTGTCAGGAAAACTACAGCCAGTTTACTTTTAACCACTTCACCTACACTTTGCTCAAAAATTACCACAGGAATGGTATAAACCGCTCCAAACTGAAGAACACCATCTAAacctcttatttttctttgaaaaaaggcaaaacaaacaaacaaaaaacccaaaccaaacacaacagaaaaagctAAATGTATTTCAAGAGACAGCAATCCAAGGGCCAGTATAAGAAATATTCATCCTGGACAGTTATCTGTCGATTTCATAACTGAGCAAAAAATTCCCTACAATAGCTTGGAAGCTTTCTTCAAAATGGTGTAAGGCTTTTGTTGCTTCTAATGCTTTCAGAGCACACAAGATTGGATATCACAGCCATGACATTGCTGAACTGAAAAGCTATTTTATGTAATTTTGCAGTTTGTAAGAAGCACTGGTTACAGTTTTCCTTTCCCTCAGATATCTTCACAGTATTCATGGTAACTAATGCACCTACCTTTATTACAGAAAAGATGTAGAAGAATGTACATGTTTAGAGAGTGCAATATATAGTTTCCTAAAATAATTCATCATATGCAGAATATTAGAAGTATTTGTGAGACCTTAATGCTGGAGTCCATTAAGAACACTGACCTACATGGTATGAGATATCAGAGATTCACAACAAAGCCAGAAAGAAGACAAACCTACCAGATCAGGGATGCATTTTGCCTTTCTCAGAACTGTATCCCGCTGACCCCAGTGAGTTGTTACAGCAGGACAGATCCCCTCTCCAGACATTACAGTAGCATTTGTGTATATATTTGTCATAACTGTATTTGTTTACAAGGATGTACGTGTGTGCACCAAGATCATTGTGTTCTGCAGCCCTGTGGGGCAATTAAAGGCCTCACTTAAATATACTGCTACTGCTTGGTGGAAAAAGATCACAAACCCCAATTCCTGACAAGTAAAAAGGAGATCACACTCAACCTATGCCTCATCAAATTGCCCCAGTTATAGGGCAAAACCAATTGAAACTGATGAAGCTCTGAAACAGGCCACAAATTCACATTATCCTATTttgtggaggggagaggagtaTGTGGGTTCTGGTCATAACTAAAAGTGCATGTCATGAAGACGAGCAGGAGAGCGTTAGCTATAAGAATCTGTGAGGAGATTATAGTCTGTACATATTTAGCAGAAGTTCTGATTGTTTCTCTGTACACCTCAGCATGAAATAGTGACACAGGATAACAGTCCTTTAACTCTGATAGCCTGCCTAGAGGGGGGGAGCTCTGACTGCACAAACCCTAAGCAACAGGCCATGGGGCCACCTCCAAGGCTACACACTCATCTGCTtttggagaaagggaaaaagagaccGTACATATCCACGAGGGGTGGGGGGAACCACAGCTCCTTAAAAAGCATTCTGATGGAATCCAAGCAATGTGTcaaagcagtgtggaaacaaagtATGTTTCTAAGACAGGGCTTCTATCTTTTATCTGAATACATGTATGTTTTGTTCTATCCaaagtaaatattaaatatttcaaagactcTTGTGTAAAGCTCATCTGTTGCATGCTTCTACTATCCTTTAGCTCTGAAGCAATGCAATGGTAAAACCCAGCAACATGGAGCCTAGAGGCACTCTCCAGCTACTGGCGTGCCTTGGAGGAATCAGCACTGATCCAGCAGGCTTAACGCAGCTTGTCTCGTTTCCATGAAATGATGATAAACAGAACTGGTTCCCAGAAAACACACTAAGAGCAAAGGAAGCTTCAGGGCTGGCACATTCCCTGGATCCAGGGAAGCCTCCCAGCTCCCCGGTGCCGGAGGCAGGACGGGTGCAGCAGCGGGGAAGGGCTGCCGGCACACGAACCCTGGCCCGGCAGGCAAGTGCTCTGCACGCCGGCCAGCAAAGTGACAGTGTTAACAGGCTGCCACTGTGATTTATCTTACGTGGTATACAAATGATGTTTCCTCATGAAAAGTAAAGACTAGTttggggggagaggagaaggaagccAACAAGAATAACTGAATTGTGTTAATTTATTTCTAGACTTTTATGGAGTCTACTCCGATGCTGATCTTTTCATGGGTAAGACTATGcttatctctctctctcctgtacCTTTACCAATCAGTCCCATTCTGTCTGATTTTCACCGAAGCGTGCTCTTGTTAGCAGGACAGACATTAACAACATTTAGATCAAATGAGATTTGTAGGTATTCATGTGCATAGTTGCCACTAACGCTATTAAtcctaaaatatattatttttcattctttaaataattttaaaatgttccatGGCATATTTTTGAAAGATTGTTCATAAAAAATGCTAGGAAGTAAGAAAATgctaaaaaagagaaaattattttcatatacctttaaaattatcttaatagACAACATGCTATGCATGCTTAAATTTTTTTATGTATTACTATCTATGAGAAATTATCAATCATTACTTCAGTTATATAGCTATATTCTAGTATACTATCTTCTATTGTGGtacttcatgagaaaaaaaaggctGTCCGAGAAATGCATTAAGATGCTTAGCTTATTAATGGCCAGTCATATTTAACCTTCAATTTTCTTGCCCTAggcttttatgatttagcaatggaaaattttccttcatatttttcagaaataacagaaaattccAAGAAATGGAAGCTGCTGCtagtaaaagaagaaaagctgagtATCATCAGGGTTAATAGCTCCAATTTGAGATCCATGAATGATTACAGAGTTACTTTTGTATATCGAACTTTCAAGTTTCATTAATAATATGGTGCCTCTCCAGGACATAAGTGTACTCATGGTACGAAGGCTATTTATTCATCACATGAAATAGAAGAGCTAGAGGAACAATGGCTTCAAAGGTCTCATGCTTATACATTTTGACAGTAGTTTGTTGGGCAAGCGCTCTTTGGTACTTAAGTATAACTCGTCCTACTTCTTCCTACACTGGCCACAGACAGCTCAGCAGCATATCCATAGCCAGAAAAAACGTTTCATTTGGCAACATAAGAACTCGACCTATAAATCCACATTCCTTTGACTTTCTTATCAATGAACCCAACAAATGTGAGAAGAGTGCCCCTTTCTTGGTCATTCTTATCAGTACAACTCACAAAGAGTTTGATGCAAGGCAAGCCATCCGAGAAACATGGGGAGACGAAAACAActttaaaggaattaaaattgcCACACTATTTCTTCTCGGAAAAAATGCAGATCCTGTGTTAAATCAAATGGTAGAGCAAGAAAGCCAAATTTTTCACGACATTATTGTGGAGGATTTTATCGACTCTTATCATAACCTCACTCTGAAAACGTTAATGGGGATGAGGTGGGTAGCAACATTTTGTTCAAAAGCAAAGTATGTTATGAAGACAGACAGtgatatttttgtaaatatggATAATCTTATTTATAAGCTGCTCAAACCTAACACCAAGCCAAGGAGAAGGTACTTCACTGGTTACGTTATAAATGGAGGACCAATAAGAGATGTTCGCAGTAAGTGGTATATGCCAAGAGATTTGTATCCTGACAGCAATTACCCACCCTTCTGTTCAGGCACCGGCTACATTTTTTCAGCTGACGTAGCAGAACTGATTTACAAAACCTCCCTTCATACCAGACTACTTCATCTTGAAGATGTGTACGTTGGACTCTGTCTTCGGAAGCTGGGCATTCACCCCTTCCAAAACAGTGGCTTCAACCACTGGAAAATGGCCTACAGCTTGTGCAGGTACCGCAGGGTGATCACAGTGCACCAGATAACACCAGAAGAAATGCACAGAATTTGGAATGACATGTCCAGCAAGAAACATCTTAGATGTTAAGATTTTTACAGAtgtaaatacctttttttaaaaattttggtttAGTCTGGTTATTTTTTGACAAAGTGATCTGCTGATTTACAGGTTAAACTGTGGGATATTAACTGTGAGAGGATTTTTAATGACTGATTTTTCATTCTCG is part of the Strix aluco isolate bStrAlu1 chromosome 6, bStrAlu1.hap1, whole genome shotgun sequence genome and harbors:
- the B3GALT1 gene encoding beta-1,3-galactosyltransferase 1; translated protein: MASKVSCLYILTVVCWASALWYLSITRPTSSYTGHRQLSSISIARKNVSFGNIRTRPINPHSFDFLINEPNKCEKSAPFLVILISTTHKEFDARQAIRETWGDENNFKGIKIATLFLLGKNADPVLNQMVEQESQIFHDIIVEDFIDSYHNLTLKTLMGMRWVATFCSKAKYVMKTDSDIFVNMDNLIYKLLKPNTKPRRRYFTGYVINGGPIRDVRSKWYMPRDLYPDSNYPPFCSGTGYIFSADVAELIYKTSLHTRLLHLEDVYVGLCLRKLGIHPFQNSGFNHWKMAYSLCRYRRVITVHQITPEEMHRIWNDMSSKKHLRC